A DNA window from Deltaproteobacteria bacterium contains the following coding sequences:
- a CDS encoding rhomboid family intramembrane serine protease has product MDDAPVELRRAPRRAPVDEAALVLEASGLHPQVLSGPEGFALWVPALEANAARAALAAFERENPPPARPAPPPPALDPAAIPHALGVVAALLAFFLVTGARRAGVVWFERGAADAARVRAGELWRTVTALTLHADLPHVVGNAAAGALFLAGVFRVFGFGVGAALVLLSGAAGNLANAVLRPGPHEVVGASTAVFGALGLLAGRGLVLGRGSGLRGRRAFVPVAAALALLAMIGTEGERADVWAHGFGLAAGLGLGALASGLGATIGSPRTQRLGGAAALAGIAGAWALALR; this is encoded by the coding sequence ATGGACGACGCCCCGGTGGAGCTGCGGCGGGCGCCCCGGCGCGCGCCCGTCGACGAGGCCGCACTCGTGCTCGAAGCGTCCGGTCTGCACCCGCAGGTCCTGTCGGGACCGGAGGGCTTCGCGCTGTGGGTCCCTGCCCTGGAGGCGAACGCGGCCCGCGCGGCGCTCGCGGCCTTCGAGCGCGAGAACCCGCCGCCGGCGCGGCCCGCGCCGCCGCCCCCGGCTCTCGATCCGGCGGCGATCCCGCACGCGCTGGGCGTCGTGGCCGCGCTGCTCGCCTTCTTCCTCGTCACCGGCGCGCGCCGCGCGGGTGTCGTCTGGTTCGAACGTGGCGCCGCCGACGCGGCGCGCGTGCGGGCCGGCGAGCTCTGGCGCACGGTCACGGCGCTCACGCTCCATGCGGATCTCCCGCACGTGGTCGGGAACGCGGCGGCCGGCGCGCTCTTCCTGGCCGGCGTCTTCCGCGTCTTCGGGTTCGGCGTCGGCGCAGCCCTCGTCCTGCTGAGCGGCGCCGCCGGCAACCTCGCGAACGCCGTCCTGCGCCCAGGGCCGCACGAGGTGGTCGGCGCCTCGACGGCGGTGTTCGGCGCGCTCGGCCTGCTGGCGGGGCGCGGCCTCGTGCTGGGCCGCGGGAGCGGGCTCCGCGGCCGGCGCGCGTTCGTGCCCGTGGCGGCCGCCCTGGCGCTGCTCGCGATGATCGGCACCGAGGGCGAGCGGGCCGACGTCTGGGCGCACGGCTTCGGGCTCGCGGCCGGGCTCGGGCTCGGCGCCCTCGCAAGCGGGCTCGGTGCCACGATCGGGTCGCCCCGCACGCAGCGCCTCGGCGGTGCGGCCGCCCTCGCCGGAATCGCGGGGGCGTGGGCGCTCGCGCTGCGCTGA
- a CDS encoding ATP-binding protein, producing MSYAIVQAAASLVLASSLAVYLLLRPLRTPLRSPLLGLLASLILWAAGVIWRFAAPDDATAWQGFRFAWLGIAAVPPLWLVLAARYARGETLERRPLVVAALFVPAVFAWLALATNDTHRLFVRSFSQTALERGPLFYSWLAFAYPTIAAGVVLFVLAARRTFERNERSRMWIAITGALLPAGASLLFVSKLLPLRYDPTPGALAISILLFTFGIFRLHFLDALPLARRDVIDHLHDGVLITDGAGLVLDANLRALEILGRPVEGVRGHALSLLLREIGREPEPSSALASAALALGPDEVLPRRELSARLDRILEVTGKCLRGPDRSALARVLVLRDRTEERRYERLLRQTQKLETVGSLAAGVAHEVNNPLAFVRANLHQLERLGGQLAKHVDTLARTDPEAQELAELPQIVAECLDGIDRIGRIVGAMRRFSRLPAEELGPVDVNEAVHEAIRLAELHHNRGVTIEAWLAEGLPAVHGSAQRLTQVVLNLLVNAKQALAGHTDRHITVYTRLTRDIIELAVLDDGPGVPEALRERIFDPFFTTKGPEEGTGLGLAIAFDIVREHGGVLELRPGPRGGACFLARLPAYGDADALAASAAAG from the coding sequence ATGTCCTATGCGATCGTGCAGGCCGCCGCGTCCCTGGTGCTGGCATCCAGCCTCGCCGTCTACCTGCTCCTGCGCCCCTTGCGCACACCGCTGCGCAGCCCGCTGCTCGGGCTGCTGGCGAGCCTGATCCTGTGGGCGGCGGGCGTGATCTGGCGCTTCGCGGCTCCCGACGACGCCACCGCCTGGCAGGGCTTCCGCTTCGCGTGGCTCGGGATCGCCGCGGTGCCTCCGCTCTGGCTCGTGCTCGCCGCGCGCTATGCGCGGGGCGAGACCCTCGAGCGCCGCCCCCTGGTCGTCGCGGCGCTCTTCGTCCCGGCCGTCTTCGCGTGGCTCGCGCTCGCCACCAACGACACGCATCGGCTCTTCGTCCGCTCGTTCTCGCAGACCGCCCTCGAGCGCGGCCCGCTCTTCTACAGCTGGCTGGCCTTCGCCTACCCGACCATCGCGGCCGGCGTCGTGCTGTTCGTGCTCGCCGCCCGGCGGACCTTCGAGCGCAACGAGCGCTCCCGCATGTGGATCGCCATCACCGGGGCCCTACTGCCGGCGGGCGCGAGTCTGCTCTTCGTGTCGAAGCTGCTGCCGCTCCGCTACGACCCGACCCCGGGCGCGCTCGCCATCTCGATCCTGCTCTTCACCTTCGGGATCTTCCGCCTGCACTTCCTCGACGCACTCCCGCTCGCCCGGCGCGACGTGATCGACCACCTGCACGACGGCGTGTTGATCACCGACGGCGCCGGTCTCGTGCTCGACGCGAACCTGCGCGCGCTCGAGATCCTGGGCCGCCCCGTCGAGGGCGTGCGCGGCCACGCGCTGTCGCTCCTCCTGCGCGAGATCGGGCGCGAGCCCGAGCCGAGCAGCGCGCTCGCGAGCGCGGCGCTCGCGCTCGGTCCCGACGAGGTCTTGCCGCGCCGGGAGCTGTCCGCACGGCTCGACCGGATCCTCGAGGTGACCGGCAAGTGCCTGCGTGGGCCGGACCGGAGCGCCCTCGCGCGCGTGCTGGTGCTGCGCGACCGCACCGAGGAACGCCGCTACGAGCGCCTGCTGCGCCAGACCCAGAAGCTCGAGACGGTCGGCAGCCTCGCCGCCGGCGTCGCGCACGAGGTCAACAACCCGCTCGCCTTCGTGCGCGCGAACCTGCACCAGCTCGAGCGGCTCGGCGGGCAGCTCGCGAAGCACGTGGACACCCTCGCCCGGACGGACCCGGAGGCCCAGGAGCTGGCCGAGCTGCCCCAGATCGTCGCGGAGTGCCTGGACGGGATCGACCGCATCGGGCGCATCGTCGGCGCGATGCGCCGCTTCTCGCGCCTGCCCGCCGAGGAGCTCGGGCCGGTCGACGTGAACGAGGCGGTACACGAGGCGATCCGGCTCGCCGAGCTGCACCACAACCGAGGCGTCACGATCGAAGCATGGCTCGCCGAGGGCCTGCCCGCCGTGCACGGCTCCGCGCAGCGCCTGACCCAGGTCGTCCTGAACCTGCTCGTGAACGCAAAGCAGGCACTGGCCGGACACACGGATAGACATATAACGGTGTACACACGGCTGACACGCGACATCATCGAGCTGGCGGTCCTCGACGACGGCCCCGGCGTCCCCGAGGCGCTCCGCGAGCGGATCTTCGACCCCTTCTTCACGACCAAGGGGCCCGAGGAGGGCACCGGCCTAGGGCTCGCGATCGCCTTCGACATCGTGCGCGAGCACGGCGGTGTGCTCGAGCTGCGGCCGGGGCCCCGCGGAGGCGCCTGCTTCCTCGCCCGGCTGCCCGCCTACGGCGACGCCGACGCGCTGGCTGCCTCCGCCGCCGCCGGCTGA
- a CDS encoding MBL fold metallo-hydrolase, with the protein MSELPERTIGAVTVLFGERGGKYPHGNSLLVRGPAEALVIDPSLALLPRRGRLPAVDRVLNSHCHEDHLAGNHLFPDVPWLLHEADLPGLRSLDGMMAIYGYPGPARDAFRRVVVEQFHYVARPDAEGFAEGAVFELGGDVRVRVLHAPGHTRGHCFFWIEPDDVLYLADVDLSSFGPYYGDAWSDLEDFERTLARLRGLRPRHWATFHHVGVLSDPDEARARIERFAAKIAEREERLLVFLRGGPHDLAAIARHRFVYRPEDAVGWAEPVERRSMEQHLARLLAAGRVREVEPGRFLAGA; encoded by the coding sequence ATGAGCGAGCTCCCGGAGCGCACGATCGGCGCCGTCACCGTGCTGTTCGGAGAGCGGGGCGGGAAGTACCCCCACGGCAACAGCCTGCTGGTGCGCGGCCCGGCCGAGGCGCTGGTGATCGACCCCTCCCTCGCCCTCCTGCCCCGGCGCGGCCGGCTGCCGGCGGTGGACCGCGTCCTCAACAGCCACTGCCACGAGGACCACCTCGCGGGCAACCACCTGTTCCCCGATGTGCCCTGGCTCCTGCACGAGGCCGACCTTCCGGGCCTGCGCTCGCTCGATGGGATGATGGCGATCTACGGCTACCCGGGGCCCGCCCGCGACGCCTTCCGGCGCGTCGTCGTCGAGCAGTTCCACTACGTGGCGCGGCCCGACGCGGAGGGCTTCGCCGAGGGCGCCGTCTTCGAGCTCGGCGGCGACGTGCGCGTGCGCGTCCTCCACGCGCCCGGCCACACGCGAGGCCACTGCTTCTTCTGGATCGAGCCCGACGACGTGCTCTACCTCGCCGACGTCGACCTCTCGAGCTTCGGTCCCTACTACGGCGACGCCTGGTCGGACCTCGAGGACTTCGAGCGCACGCTCGCGCGCCTGCGCGGGCTCCGGCCGCGCCACTGGGCGACCTTCCACCACGTCGGCGTGTTGAGCGACCCAGACGAGGCGCGCGCGCGGATCGAGCGCTTCGCCGCGAAGATCGCCGAGCGGGAGGAGCGGCTCCTCGTCTTCCTGCGCGGCGGGCCGCACGACCTGGCCGCGATCGCCCGCCACCGCTTCGTCTACCGGCCCGAGGACGCCGTGGGCTGGGCGGAACCGGTGGAGCGGCGCAGCATGGAGCAGCACCTGGCTCGCCTGCTCGCCGCCGGCCGGGTGCGCGAGGTGGAGCCGGGGCGCTTCCTCGCCGGCGCCTGA
- a CDS encoding FAD-binding oxidoreductase — protein MSAALAELRRELGAMVRDDEATRAAHRADAWVMAEWAALAGRGGPLPLAVLEPRDTGAVAQALRACRALGLPLVTRGGGSGVCGAVQAGAEHVVLSTRALAGLVRLDADDALAVFRAGTMGADAEERVRQEGFTIGHHPQSIALSTVGGWVATRAAGQFSTAYGSIEDAVLALEVVLADGSILRTRETPRAAAGPDLRQLFLGSEGTLGIVTEVTFSLRALPEASRGQALHFASFEAGLLAMRRLLRAGWRPPVVRLYDPRESRRGFRDFAPRGRALLLLLHEGPAPAVEAELAAASALCREGGGSPTDPDAVSHWLAHRNQVPSFRSFLEQGVVVDTIEVAATWSRLPALYEGVVRSLGEVPGLLAASAHASHAYRSGANLYFSFAVRPAEAHQIPAVYAECWRRTMEATLAAGGGIAHHHGIGRVRRGWLAQEVGAAGAELLLKLKDALDPEGLLNPGNLLPPRTGAP, from the coding sequence GTGAGCGCGGCGCTCGCCGAGCTGCGCCGTGAGCTCGGCGCGATGGTGCGCGACGACGAGGCCACCCGCGCCGCGCACCGCGCCGACGCCTGGGTGATGGCCGAGTGGGCGGCGCTCGCAGGCCGCGGTGGCCCGCTGCCGCTCGCGGTGCTCGAGCCCCGCGACACCGGCGCGGTGGCGCAGGCCCTGCGCGCCTGCCGCGCGCTCGGCCTTCCGCTCGTCACGCGCGGCGGCGGCTCGGGCGTGTGCGGCGCGGTGCAGGCCGGCGCCGAGCACGTCGTGCTCTCGACGCGCGCGCTCGCCGGCCTGGTGCGCCTCGACGCCGACGACGCGCTCGCCGTGTTCCGCGCCGGCACGATGGGCGCCGACGCCGAGGAGCGCGTCCGCCAGGAGGGCTTCACGATCGGCCACCACCCGCAGTCGATCGCGCTCTCGACGGTCGGCGGCTGGGTCGCGACCCGTGCGGCCGGCCAGTTCTCGACGGCCTACGGGAGCATCGAGGACGCCGTCCTGGCGCTCGAGGTCGTGCTCGCCGACGGATCGATCCTGCGCACGCGCGAGACGCCGCGCGCCGCGGCCGGCCCCGACCTGCGCCAGCTCTTCCTCGGCAGCGAAGGCACGCTCGGGATCGTGACCGAGGTCACCTTCTCGCTGCGGGCGCTGCCGGAGGCGTCACGCGGTCAGGCCCTGCACTTCGCCTCCTTCGAGGCCGGCTTGCTCGCCATGCGCCGGCTGCTGCGCGCGGGCTGGCGGCCCCCGGTCGTGCGCCTCTACGACCCGCGCGAGTCGCGCCGCGGCTTCCGCGACTTCGCGCCGCGCGGCCGCGCCCTGCTGCTGCTCCTGCACGAGGGGCCCGCCCCGGCCGTCGAAGCCGAGCTCGCCGCCGCTTCGGCCCTGTGCCGGGAGGGCGGCGGCTCCCCGACCGATCCGGATGCGGTGTCCCACTGGCTCGCGCACCGCAACCAGGTGCCGAGCTTCCGCAGCTTCCTCGAGCAGGGCGTCGTCGTCGACACGATCGAGGTGGCGGCCACCTGGAGCCGGCTCCCGGCGCTCTACGAGGGCGTCGTCCGCTCGCTCGGCGAGGTGCCCGGCCTGCTTGCGGCGAGTGCCCACGCGAGCCACGCCTACCGCTCGGGTGCGAACCTCTACTTCAGCTTCGCGGTGAGGCCCGCCGAAGCGCACCAGATCCCGGCCGTCTACGCAGAGTGCTGGCGGCGCACGATGGAGGCGACGCTCGCCGCCGGCGGCGGCATCGCGCACCACCACGGGATCGGACGCGTGCGGCGCGGCTGGCTCGCGCAGGAGGTCGGTGCGGCGGGCGCGGAGCTGCTCCTGAAGCTCAAGGACGCGCTCGACCCCGAGGGCCTCCTGAACCCGGGCAACCTGCTCCCGCCGCGTACGGGCGCTCCCTGA
- a CDS encoding glycerol-3-phosphate dehydrogenase/oxidase gives MSAPVLSSSDRSAGLDALERERFDCVVIGGGITGAGVAREAARRGLSVALLEACDFASGTSSRSSKLIHGGLRYLALGDVALVRETALERKHVHRLAPHLAEPRWMLVPARSRAALLKFRAGLGTYETLGAVAEADRHRNWNAEELARREPLLRRDRTPWACVYREYLTDDARLVLANLRDAAAAGARALSYAPVEAVLVEGGRACGVEARCAESGRRIRVRAGVVVNAAGPWVEALRRLEAPGAAPLLHLSKGVHVGLPAACLPIRHIAILGAADRRSIFAIPRGEVVYLGTTDTSYGGGADREPPVERADVEYLLEPVVRHFNVSTLQPADCVTAWAGLRPLVAQPGKAPTEISRKDELLLGPAGVLTIAGGKLTGYRKMAEATVARVAEQLGRQLAEPGAEPPLPGGDFAGEVDALAARLAAQAHLDAAAADRLARLYGAEAEAVVARGREPLVPGATVLAGEVGHAVEIEAARTLEDLVYRRTRVALYDPSAREAIVEPAAARMAALLGWSPERTERERAALRARLAADLAFRSAGAAPDPVVERGARRLAEPGS, from the coding sequence GTGAGCGCGCCCGTCCTCTCCAGCTCCGATCGCAGCGCAGGCCTCGACGCCCTCGAGCGCGAGCGCTTCGACTGCGTGGTGATCGGCGGTGGCATCACCGGCGCGGGCGTTGCGCGCGAGGCCGCCCGCCGCGGGCTCTCGGTGGCGCTGCTCGAGGCGTGCGACTTCGCCTCGGGCACCTCGAGCCGCTCCTCGAAGCTGATCCACGGCGGGCTCCGCTACCTGGCGCTCGGCGACGTGGCGCTGGTGCGCGAGACGGCTCTCGAGCGCAAGCACGTGCACCGGCTCGCGCCGCACCTGGCCGAACCGCGCTGGATGCTGGTGCCGGCCCGCTCGCGGGCGGCGCTGCTCAAGTTCCGCGCCGGGCTCGGCACCTACGAGACTCTCGGCGCCGTCGCCGAGGCCGACCGCCACCGGAACTGGAACGCCGAGGAGCTCGCGCGCCGCGAGCCCCTCCTGCGCCGCGACCGCACGCCCTGGGCCTGCGTCTACCGCGAGTACCTGACGGACGACGCTCGCCTCGTGCTCGCGAACCTGCGCGACGCCGCGGCGGCCGGCGCGCGCGCTCTCTCCTACGCGCCCGTCGAGGCCGTGCTCGTCGAGGGCGGGCGCGCGTGTGGCGTCGAGGCACGCTGCGCCGAGAGCGGGCGGCGGATCCGGGTGCGGGCGGGCGTGGTCGTGAACGCGGCGGGCCCCTGGGTCGAGGCGCTGCGGCGGCTCGAGGCGCCCGGGGCGGCGCCGCTCCTGCACCTCTCGAAGGGGGTGCACGTGGGCCTGCCGGCCGCGTGCCTGCCGATCCGGCACATCGCGATCCTGGGCGCCGCCGATCGGCGCTCGATCTTCGCGATCCCGCGCGGCGAGGTCGTCTACCTCGGCACCACCGACACCAGCTACGGCGGCGGTGCCGACCGCGAGCCCCCGGTCGAGCGCGCCGACGTCGAGTACCTGCTCGAGCCTGTGGTCCGCCACTTCAACGTGTCCACCCTGCAGCCTGCCGATTGCGTGACGGCCTGGGCCGGGCTGCGGCCGCTCGTGGCACAGCCCGGGAAGGCGCCCACCGAGATCTCGCGCAAGGACGAGCTCCTGCTCGGCCCTGCCGGCGTGCTCACGATCGCCGGCGGCAAGCTCACCGGCTATCGCAAGATGGCCGAGGCCACGGTCGCGCGGGTGGCGGAGCAGCTCGGCCGCCAGCTCGCCGAGCCCGGCGCGGAGCCGCCGCTCCCGGGCGGCGACTTCGCCGGCGAGGTGGACGCCCTCGCCGCGCGGCTCGCCGCCCAGGCCCATCTCGATGCGGCTGCCGCGGACCGGCTCGCGCGCCTCTACGGCGCGGAGGCCGAGGCGGTGGTGGCACGCGGCCGCGAGCCGCTGGTGCCCGGCGCGACGGTGCTCGCGGGCGAGGTCGGTCACGCGGTGGAGATCGAGGCGGCCCGCACGCTCGAGGACCTCGTCTACCGGCGCACGCGGGTGGCCCTCTACGATCCGAGCGCGCGCGAGGCCATCGTCGAGCCGGCGGCGGCGCGGATGGCGGCGCTGCTCGGCTGGTCGCCGGAGCGCACGGAGCGCGAACGCGCCGCCCTGCGTGCGCGCCTCGCGGCCGATCTCGCGTTCCGGAGCGCCGGCGCGGCTCCGGATCCGGTCGTCGAGCGCGGGGCGCGACGCCTCGCGGAGCCGGGCTCGTGA
- a CDS encoding cytochrome c, which yields MRPWLLALGLAAAAACAPGPEREPREADPAPGSAQDPVLESGADLYARYCASCHGASARGDGPAGASSSPPPSDLTRLATRWGDPLERERLADFLDGRGAPRAHGTSGMPVWGEQLYAGERAESPAREAARRGTMLLIVEYLQTLQKPSEASGGP from the coding sequence ATGCGTCCCTGGCTGCTCGCCCTCGGCCTTGCCGCCGCTGCCGCCTGCGCGCCCGGGCCGGAGCGGGAGCCCCGGGAGGCGGATCCTGCGCCCGGCAGCGCGCAGGACCCCGTTCTCGAGAGCGGTGCAGACCTCTACGCGCGCTACTGCGCGAGCTGTCACGGCGCGAGCGCGCGCGGCGACGGCCCGGCCGGCGCCAGCTCGAGCCCGCCGCCGAGCGACCTGACCCGGCTCGCCACGCGCTGGGGCGATCCGCTCGAGCGCGAGCGCCTCGCCGACTTCCTCGACGGGCGCGGAGCCCCGCGCGCCCACGGGACCTCCGGCATGCCCGTCTGGGGTGAGCAGCTCTACGCGGGCGAGCGCGCGGAGTCGCCCGCCCGTGAGGCGGCGCGCCGTGGAACCATGCTGTTGATCGTCGAGTACCTCCAGACGCTCCAGAAGCCCAGCGAGGCGTCCGGCGGCCCGTGA
- a CDS encoding AarF/UbiB family protein, whose translation MQDLSRFAFSEDGPWEVDPERMAWRHEVDRLRVASQAQVPDWVRRRALPPLRRSASAGARVGGALLAWRLGERRAGGEASRAGLSRRLRRAFEALGPSYIKLGQIVSSGQGLFPPELVREFRQLRDRVPPEPFEVVRRVVEEDLGRPLEESFGSFERAPLAAASIAQVHPAVLRSGEPVVVKVQRPQVARLVRLDLAAMAWIAPWLVGRIPVAALANPPALVELFAETIAEELDFRLEAQNMLDIAHLLRDAGQTIVVVPRPHPELVTRRVLVMERLGGFHYDDIEGMKAAGIDTGQMVRSLMISFLEGAMIYGVFHGDLHGGNLSVLRDGRVALYDYGMTGRMEEPQRLAFLRMMMTGAVNDVRGQLAAFRDLGALPPDADLDEMLRLLKVDEPVRDPTRMSSQELVHEIQDVIKGLLRHGARLPKHLMLYVKNMLFFDGSIARFAPDVNLFGEVAKIYAYFAEKHGARIARDIGFDPGQAQLDLEGMKKSMGLENDVEQLTHRQLQERRQAIRERLEEAGPQLRRGA comes from the coding sequence ATGCAGGACCTCTCGCGCTTCGCGTTCAGCGAGGACGGCCCGTGGGAGGTCGATCCCGAGCGCATGGCGTGGCGGCACGAGGTGGATCGCCTCCGGGTGGCCAGCCAGGCGCAGGTGCCCGACTGGGTGCGCCGACGCGCGCTGCCGCCGCTGCGGCGCTCGGCGAGCGCCGGCGCGCGCGTGGGTGGGGCGCTGCTCGCGTGGCGCCTCGGCGAGCGCCGCGCCGGTGGCGAGGCCTCGCGCGCCGGGCTCTCGCGGCGGCTGCGGCGCGCGTTCGAGGCGCTCGGCCCCTCGTACATCAAGCTCGGCCAGATCGTGTCGTCGGGGCAGGGGCTCTTCCCGCCCGAGCTCGTCCGCGAGTTCCGCCAGCTGCGCGATCGCGTTCCGCCCGAGCCCTTCGAGGTCGTGCGGCGGGTCGTCGAGGAGGATCTCGGCCGGCCACTCGAGGAGAGCTTCGGGTCCTTCGAGCGCGCGCCGCTCGCGGCCGCCTCGATCGCGCAGGTGCACCCGGCCGTGCTGCGCAGCGGCGAGCCCGTCGTGGTCAAGGTGCAGCGGCCGCAGGTGGCGCGGCTCGTGCGCCTCGACCTCGCTGCGATGGCGTGGATCGCGCCGTGGCTGGTGGGACGGATCCCGGTGGCGGCGCTCGCGAACCCGCCGGCGCTGGTCGAGCTCTTCGCCGAGACCATCGCCGAGGAGCTCGACTTCCGGCTCGAGGCCCAGAACATGCTCGACATCGCGCACCTCCTGCGTGACGCCGGGCAGACCATCGTGGTGGTGCCGCGCCCGCACCCGGAGCTGGTGACGCGCCGGGTGCTGGTGATGGAGCGGCTCGGGGGCTTCCACTACGACGACATCGAAGGGATGAAGGCCGCCGGCATCGACACCGGCCAGATGGTGCGCTCGCTCATGATCTCGTTCCTCGAGGGCGCCATGATCTACGGCGTCTTCCACGGCGACCTGCACGGCGGGAACCTCTCGGTCCTGCGCGACGGCCGCGTGGCGCTCTACGACTACGGTATGACCGGCCGGATGGAGGAGCCGCAGCGGCTCGCCTTCCTGCGCATGATGATGACCGGCGCGGTCAACGACGTGCGCGGCCAGCTCGCGGCCTTCCGCGACCTCGGCGCGCTGCCGCCCGACGCCGACCTCGACGAGATGCTGCGCCTGCTCAAGGTCGACGAGCCCGTACGCGATCCCACCCGGATGAGCAGCCAGGAGCTGGTGCACGAGATCCAGGACGTGATCAAGGGCCTGCTGCGCCATGGCGCGCGCCTGCCCAAGCACCTGATGCTCTACGTGAAGAACATGCTCTTCTTCGACGGCTCGATCGCGCGCTTCGCGCCCGACGTGAACCTGTTCGGCGAGGTGGCCAAGATCTACGCCTACTTCGCCGAGAAGCACGGCGCGCGGATCGCGCGCGACATCGGCTTCGACCCCGGCCAGGCGCAGCTCGACCTGGAGGGCATGAAGAAGTCGATGGGGCTCGAGAACGACGTCGAGCAGCTCACCCACCGCCAGCTCCAGGAGCGGCGGCAGGCGATCCGCGAGCGGCTCGAGGAGGCAGGTCCGCAGCTGCGCCGGGGTGCCTAG
- a CDS encoding response regulator transcription factor, whose translation MALPAVLLVEDDAATRARLRAVIEAHAGLALAGAVGSCAEARAALAGAAPAVLLTDIGLPDGSGIDLIRELRGRGLPTLCMVVTVFGDEPHVVSAIEAGALGYLLKDAPAEAIGGAILEMLAGGSPMSAPVARFLLKRFEPAPAAPAPPAPASGAPTPGPGAPTLSAREREVLGYIVKGFTYGEIARLTGLSAHTVATYVRRVYGKLEVHSRGEAVYEALASGLVGVDG comes from the coding sequence ATGGCGCTCCCCGCCGTCTTGCTGGTCGAGGACGATGCGGCCACCCGCGCGCGGTTGCGCGCGGTGATCGAGGCCCACGCGGGGCTTGCGCTCGCGGGCGCCGTCGGGAGCTGTGCCGAGGCGCGCGCGGCGCTCGCCGGCGCCGCGCCGGCCGTGCTGCTCACCGACATCGGCCTGCCCGATGGCAGCGGCATCGACCTGATCCGCGAGCTGCGCGGCCGGGGCCTGCCGACCCTGTGCATGGTCGTGACCGTCTTCGGAGACGAGCCGCACGTGGTGTCGGCGATCGAGGCGGGCGCGCTCGGCTACCTCCTGAAGGACGCTCCTGCCGAGGCGATCGGGGGCGCGATCCTCGAGATGCTGGCAGGCGGCTCGCCGATGAGCGCACCGGTGGCCCGTTTTCTGTTGAAGCGCTTCGAGCCGGCGCCGGCCGCTCCGGCACCGCCCGCGCCCGCGTCCGGCGCGCCCACGCCCGGTCCCGGTGCTCCCACGCTCTCGGCACGCGAGCGCGAGGTGCTCGGCTACATCGTGAAGGGCTTCACCTACGGCGAGATCGCGCGCCTCACCGGGCTCTCGGCCCATACCGTGGCCACCTACGTGCGGCGCGTGTACGGCAAGCTCGAGGTGCACTCGCGGGGCGAGGCGGTCTACGAGGCGCTGGCCTCCGGGCTCGTTGGCGTCGACGGCTGA